In Carassius auratus strain Wakin chromosome 46, ASM336829v1, whole genome shotgun sequence, the following proteins share a genomic window:
- the LOC113064298 gene encoding lysophosphatidic acid receptor 6, which produces MQSFSLSPKTGSSFGSGLQEAGFDCCKQRPAKLKVIMDLHNTTYISIPANCTVDISYRFTYYKISYSMIFIFGVVGNATALRRFCRMPQMFTSTAVYMANLAVADIFFMISLPLRIYYYHNKAATTSNHTNDWSPGGAFCQLTFTLKYISLYGGIFFLVCIGVDRYFAVVHPLHQHLRKVRTARMLSVGIWCLVLALSLTLPFLYSAASRWNKSCLLDPSSKRHRTIILAALGLVQMAYLLPALLLLFSYCSILRVLCRLPHRRKIWHRRTLTVIYWVLVVFFVCFTPYHLNLLGYTLTQVGLVHSCVLAQVTKVLHPVVLSLASTNCCLNPLIYYFSSSLVHKEPTGSRGSASQ; this is translated from the coding sequence ATGCAGTCATTTTCCCTCTCGCCAAAGACAGGTTCCTCATTTGGTTCTGGACTGCAAGAAGCAGGTTTTGATTGTTGCAAACAAAGGCCGGCCAAGCTGAAAGTGATCATGGATCTCCATAACACTACGTACATATCTATCCCAGCCAACTGCACGGTGGACATCAGCTACCGCTTCACCTACTACAAGATCTCCTACAGCATGATCTTCATATTCGGCGTCGTCGGCAATGCCACAGCGCTGCGGCGTTTCTGCAGGATGCCTCAAATGTTCACAAGCACGGCTGTCTACATGGCCAACCTGGCCGTAGCAGATATCTTCTTCATGATCTCTCTCCCCCTGCGAATCTATTATTATCACAACAAAGCCGCTACTACCTCGAACCACACCAACGACTGGTCTCCAGGAGGTGCTTTCTGTCAGCTGACCTTCACGTTAAAGTATATCAGCCTATATGGAGGAATCTTCTTCCTGGTGTGTATTGGAGTAGACCGCTACTTTGCCGTGGTTCACCCTCTACATCAGCACCTGAGGAAGGTTCGTACCGCTCGCATGCTAAGCGTTGGGATCTGGTGCCTGGTCCTGGCCCTCAGCCTCACTCTGCCTTTTCTGTATTCGGCAGCATCCCGATGGAACAAGTCGTGCCTCTTGGATCCTTCTTCCAAACGCCACCGTACTATAATCCTAGCAGCTCTCGGCTTGGTGCAAATGGCCTATCTGTTGCCCGCACTGCTCCTGCTATTCAGCTACTGCAGCATACTCCGTGTGCTCTGTAGACTGCCACACCGCAGGAAGATCTGGCACCGACGCACACTCACCGTCATCTACTGGGTCCTGGTGGTCTTTTTTGTCTGCTTTACCCCTTATCACCTCAATCTACTAGGTTACACTCTCACACAGGTGGGCCTCGTGCACAGCTGCGTTCTGGCTCAAGTCACAAAAGTGCTCCATCCTGTCGTGCTCTCACTGGCCAGCACCAACTGCTGTCTAAACCCCCTCATTTACTATTTTTCCAGCAGCCTGGTTCACAAAGAGCCGACCGGCAGTAGAGGAAGTGCTAGTCAATGA
- the LOC113064301 gene encoding dihydrolipoyllysine-residue acetyltransferase component of pyruvate dehydrogenase complex, mitochondrial-like isoform X2, which produces MLRLALQVRPSGRFTRPSVLPGPAAAASQRSGPVSCHHLRRYQSNGPARIQSLCHGRREYNSILSNGSWGLRSRMASFSQSMRMYSLPPHQKVELPALSPTMQTGTIARWEKKEGDKINEGDLIAEIETDKATVGFEMMDECYLAKILVPGGTRDVPVGGVICITVDNPDLIPAFKDLTLDKLSSSAPPAAASPDPPPPASPAAAPAPLQVPGSSYPPHMKIPLPALSPTMNMGTVHRWEKKVGEKLIEGDLLVEIETDKATVGVEVMEEGYLAKILIAEGTKDIPLGTPLCIIVQKESDISAFADYSETGVDATPVAAPPPAPAAPSPTPPTAPANSAAPEKGRVFASPLAKKLAAEKGIDIAQVTGTGPDGRVTWKDINSFVPLKPTPAPTPAAPKPGPPAAPAVASVPTETFSDIPISNIRRVIAQRLTQSKQTIPHYYLSIDVNMDQVLELRKELNSELKADNIKLSVNDFIIKASSLACLKVPEANSYWMDTVIRQNHVVDINVAVSTPMGLITPIVFNAHIKGLATISKDVAILAAKAREGKLLLHEFQGGTFTISNLGMNGIKHFSAVINPPQACILAVGGSENRLLPADNDKGFDVASMMSVTLSCDHRVVDGSVGAQWLAEFRKFLEKPYNMLL; this is translated from the exons ATGTTGCGTTTAGCGTTGCAGGTGCGCCCATCTGGCAGGTTTACCCGGCCCAGTGTCCTCCCaggtcctgctgctgctgctagtcAACGATCCGGACCGGTGTCATGCCATCATCTCAGACGATACCAGTCCAACGGTCCGGCCAGGATCCAGAGCTTGTGTCACGGTCGGCGAGAGTACAACAGCATCCTCAGTAACGGATCATGGGGCTTGCGAAGCCGAATGGCTAGTTTCAGTCAAAGCATGCGAATGTACAGTCTGCCTCCACATCAGAAG GTGGAACTACCCGCTTTGTCCCCCACTATGCAGACGGGCACTATTGCACGCTGGGAGAAGAAGGAAGGTGACAAAATCAATGAGGGAGATTTGATTGCTGAG ATTGAAACAGACAAGGCTACGGTTGGATTTGAAATGATGGATGAGTGCTACCTTGCCAAGATCTTAGTCCCTGGGGGTACAAGAGATGTGCCTGTTGGAGGTGTCATTTGTATTACTGTCGACAA TCCTGACCTCATCCCTGCATTTAAGGACTTAACATTGGATAAACTCTCAAGCTCCGCCCCTCCTGCAGCAGCTTCCCCTGACCCTCCCCCTCCAGCATCGCCTGCGGCTGCTCCTGCACCGCTCCAGGTTCCTGGAAGCTCTTACCCACCTCACATGAAG ATTCCTCTCCCAGCTCTCTCCCCCACCATGAATATGGGCACCGTGCATCGCTGGGAGAAGAAGGTGGGTGAGAAGCTGATTGAGGGAGACCTGCTGGTTGAAATTGAGACAGATAAGGCAACAGTCG GTGTTGAGGTAATGGAAGAGGGTTACCTGGCCAAGATTTTGATTGCTGAGGGCACCAAGGATATTCCCCTCGGCACTCCCCTCTGCATCATTGTGCAAAAGGAATCCGACATTAGCGCGTTTGCTGACTATTCAGAGACAGGGGTTGATGCAACACCG GTGGCTGCCCCACCTCCAGCTCCAGCAGCTCCCAGCCCAACACCTCCCACTGCTCCAGCCAACTCTGCTGCTCCTGAGAAGGGTAGAGTGTTTGCCAGTCCTCTAGCCAAGAAACTGGCTGCTGAGAAGGGAATTGACATCGCCCAAGTCACAG GAACTGGACCAGATGGTAGAGTCACCTGGAAAGATATCAACAGTTTTGTTCCACTTAAGCCTACTC CTGCTCCAACCCCTGCTGCCCCCAAACCCGGTCCTCCAGCTGCCCCAGCTGTTGCTTCTGTACCTACAGAAACCTTCTCCGACATACCCATTAGCAACATCCGCAGA GTGATTGCCCAGAGGTTGACGCAGTCCAAACAAACTATTCCTCACTATTATTTGTCTATCGATGTCAACATGGACCAAGTTCTTGAACTCCGGAAAGAACTTAATTCC GAGCTGAAAGCTGATAACATCAAACTCTCGGTCAATGACTTTATAATCAAGGCCTCATCTCTGGCCTGTTTAAAGGTGCCAGAGGCCAACTCCTACTGGATGGATACAGTCATCAGACA AAATCATGTGGTGGATATCAATGTTGCAGTCAGTACGCCTATGGGTCTAATCACTCCCATTGTATTTAATGCTCATATTAAGGGACTTGCGACTATCAGCAAAGACGTAGCTATATTAGCTGCTAAAGCACGAGAGGGTAAACTACTACTGCATGAATTCCAG gGTGGCACCTTCACTATTTCCAATCTGGGCATGAATGGCATCAAGCATTTTTCAGCTGTCATTAACCCTCCTCAAGCCTGCATTCTGGCTGTGGGTGGCTCAGAAAACAGACTGCTGCCTGCGGACAACGACAAAGG GTTTGACGTGGCTAGCATGATGTCGGTGACCCTGAGCTGTGATCACCGGGTGGTAGACGGTTCTGTCGGTGCACAGTGGCTGGCCGAGTTTCGCAAGTTCCTGGAGAAACCGTACAACATGCTCCTGTGA
- the LOC113064301 gene encoding dihydrolipoyllysine-residue acetyltransferase component of pyruvate dehydrogenase complex, mitochondrial-like isoform X1 — MLRLALQVRPSGRFTRPSVLPGPAAAASQRSGPVSCHHLRRYQSNGPARIQSLCHGRREYNSILSNGSWGLRSRMASFSQSMRMYSLPPHQKVELPALSPTMQTGTIARWEKKEGDKINEGDLIAEIETDKATVGFEMMDECYLAKILVPGGTRDVPVGGVICITVDNPDLIPAFKDLTLDKLSSSAPPAAASPDPPPPASPAAAPAPLQVPGSSYPPHMKIPLPALSPTMNMGTVHRWEKKVGEKLIEGDLLVEIETDKATVGVEVMEEGYLAKILIAEGTKDIPLGTPLCIIVQKESDISAFADYSETGVDATPVAAPPPAPAAPSPTPPTAPANSAAPEKGRVFASPLAKKLAAEKGIDIAQVTGTGPDGRVTWKDINSFVPLKPTPAPAAAPTPAAPKPGPPAAPAVASVPTETFSDIPISNIRRVIAQRLTQSKQTIPHYYLSIDVNMDQVLELRKELNSELKADNIKLSVNDFIIKASSLACLKVPEANSYWMDTVIRQNHVVDINVAVSTPMGLITPIVFNAHIKGLATISKDVAILAAKAREGKLLLHEFQGGTFTISNLGMNGIKHFSAVINPPQACILAVGGSENRLLPADNDKGFDVASMMSVTLSCDHRVVDGSVGAQWLAEFRKFLEKPYNMLL, encoded by the exons ATGTTGCGTTTAGCGTTGCAGGTGCGCCCATCTGGCAGGTTTACCCGGCCCAGTGTCCTCCCaggtcctgctgctgctgctagtcAACGATCCGGACCGGTGTCATGCCATCATCTCAGACGATACCAGTCCAACGGTCCGGCCAGGATCCAGAGCTTGTGTCACGGTCGGCGAGAGTACAACAGCATCCTCAGTAACGGATCATGGGGCTTGCGAAGCCGAATGGCTAGTTTCAGTCAAAGCATGCGAATGTACAGTCTGCCTCCACATCAGAAG GTGGAACTACCCGCTTTGTCCCCCACTATGCAGACGGGCACTATTGCACGCTGGGAGAAGAAGGAAGGTGACAAAATCAATGAGGGAGATTTGATTGCTGAG ATTGAAACAGACAAGGCTACGGTTGGATTTGAAATGATGGATGAGTGCTACCTTGCCAAGATCTTAGTCCCTGGGGGTACAAGAGATGTGCCTGTTGGAGGTGTCATTTGTATTACTGTCGACAA TCCTGACCTCATCCCTGCATTTAAGGACTTAACATTGGATAAACTCTCAAGCTCCGCCCCTCCTGCAGCAGCTTCCCCTGACCCTCCCCCTCCAGCATCGCCTGCGGCTGCTCCTGCACCGCTCCAGGTTCCTGGAAGCTCTTACCCACCTCACATGAAG ATTCCTCTCCCAGCTCTCTCCCCCACCATGAATATGGGCACCGTGCATCGCTGGGAGAAGAAGGTGGGTGAGAAGCTGATTGAGGGAGACCTGCTGGTTGAAATTGAGACAGATAAGGCAACAGTCG GTGTTGAGGTAATGGAAGAGGGTTACCTGGCCAAGATTTTGATTGCTGAGGGCACCAAGGATATTCCCCTCGGCACTCCCCTCTGCATCATTGTGCAAAAGGAATCCGACATTAGCGCGTTTGCTGACTATTCAGAGACAGGGGTTGATGCAACACCG GTGGCTGCCCCACCTCCAGCTCCAGCAGCTCCCAGCCCAACACCTCCCACTGCTCCAGCCAACTCTGCTGCTCCTGAGAAGGGTAGAGTGTTTGCCAGTCCTCTAGCCAAGAAACTGGCTGCTGAGAAGGGAATTGACATCGCCCAAGTCACAG GAACTGGACCAGATGGTAGAGTCACCTGGAAAGATATCAACAGTTTTGTTCCACTTAAGCCTACTCCT GCACCAGCTGCTGCTCCAACCCCTGCTGCCCCCAAACCCGGTCCTCCAGCTGCCCCAGCTGTTGCTTCTGTACCTACAGAAACCTTCTCCGACATACCCATTAGCAACATCCGCAGA GTGATTGCCCAGAGGTTGACGCAGTCCAAACAAACTATTCCTCACTATTATTTGTCTATCGATGTCAACATGGACCAAGTTCTTGAACTCCGGAAAGAACTTAATTCC GAGCTGAAAGCTGATAACATCAAACTCTCGGTCAATGACTTTATAATCAAGGCCTCATCTCTGGCCTGTTTAAAGGTGCCAGAGGCCAACTCCTACTGGATGGATACAGTCATCAGACA AAATCATGTGGTGGATATCAATGTTGCAGTCAGTACGCCTATGGGTCTAATCACTCCCATTGTATTTAATGCTCATATTAAGGGACTTGCGACTATCAGCAAAGACGTAGCTATATTAGCTGCTAAAGCACGAGAGGGTAAACTACTACTGCATGAATTCCAG gGTGGCACCTTCACTATTTCCAATCTGGGCATGAATGGCATCAAGCATTTTTCAGCTGTCATTAACCCTCCTCAAGCCTGCATTCTGGCTGTGGGTGGCTCAGAAAACAGACTGCTGCCTGCGGACAACGACAAAGG GTTTGACGTGGCTAGCATGATGTCGGTGACCCTGAGCTGTGATCACCGGGTGGTAGACGGTTCTGTCGGTGCACAGTGGCTGGCCGAGTTTCGCAAGTTCCTGGAGAAACCGTACAACATGCTCCTGTGA